AGAATATCTCATCATCGCGTTTGAAAAATCAAAAACGCCAATTGATAATTAAATATCCGTTGGCGTTTTTCTGTTTTCGATGAGAACGCTATCCGCTAGTTTTTGCGAAAATCACTCGCTGAGAGTCCACACCGCGACATCACCCGATACATCGCTTCGCGGGTCAGCCTCGCTTTTGATGCGGCGTCGCGAACGTCGCCTTCGGTTTCATCCAGCAATTTTTTGATATACGCCGTCTCGGCGCGCAACAACGCGTTATCGCGAAATGATTTAAAATCTTGCGAGGTATCCACAGCGGGTTGGGCGGCTGCGGAGGCCGCTTGCGGCGGTGTTACGCCGTCTAGCGATAAATGTTCCGGGCCAATTTTTGCGCCGTCGCATTGGAAGAAAGCCGATTCAATCACAAAACGCATTTGCCGGATATTGCCGGGCCAGGGATACGCGCACAACATTTTTAATGCGTCCGTTGAGAATTCAATCTCTCTCTCATTGCTTTCTCTGATGCGCGCAAGAAACTGCTGAGCAATCACGGGGACGTCATCGACGCGCTCGCGCAACGGCGGCAGGCTGATGCGCACTGCTGAGATGCGGTAAAACAAGTCGGTGCGAAACGATCCCGTCTTGGTTTCCGCGTGCAGGTCGCGGTTGGTGGCGCAAATGATGCGAAAATCGCTCACCGTTTCTTTGGTAGCGCCGACCGGGCGAAAGCGCCCTGTTTCGAGACAGCGCAATAATTTCGGTTGGATGTCGGCTTCAATTTCACCCACTTCATCTAAGAACAACGAACCGCGGTGCGCGGCTTCCAACAAACCCTTGCGTTCGACCGCGCCTGTGAATGCGCCTTTGGTGGAGCCAAACAATGTCGCTTCGATCAAGGTGTTTGGCGTTGCGGTGCAATCCATAACAACGTATGAATGAGATTTGCGCTGGCTGTTGAGATGGACGGCTTCGGCGATAAATTCCTTACCCGAACCGGTTTCGCCTTCGATCAAAATGGGCAGCGAACTATGCGCCGCCCGCAAAACGGCTTCATAGACCGGCGCCATGATTTGAGAC
The Candidatus Hinthialibacter antarcticus genome window above contains:
- a CDS encoding sigma-54 dependent transcriptional regulator, yielding MKTNTTEAQKKNKKSITILVVDDDVMVLDALKSILERSGYLVHAASNPSAALDLVTTHPIDVAIIDLMLGKENGIVLMKKIRLQFPNMLTIIVTGFGTIEKAVEAMHQGAWDFIAKPITSGILLEKLERLEEICNLRRGQDYRRKVIDHNFEFSGVIGPSQIMAPVYEAVLRAAHSSLPILIEGETGSGKEFIAEAVHLNSQRKSHSYVVMDCTATPNTLIEATLFGSTKGAFTGAVERKGLLEAAHRGSLFLDEVGEIEADIQPKLLRCLETGRFRPVGATKETVSDFRIICATNRDLHAETKTGSFRTDLFYRISAVRISLPPLRERVDDVPVIAQQFLARIRESNEREIEFSTDALKMLCAYPWPGNIRQMRFVIESAFFQCDGAKIGPEHLSLDGVTPPQAASAAAQPAVDTSQDFKSFRDNALLRAETAYIKKLLDETEGDVRDAASKARLTREAMYRVMSRCGLSASDFRKN